One segment of Colias croceus chromosome 15, ilColCroc2.1 DNA contains the following:
- the LOC123697722 gene encoding calcyclin-binding protein-like: MSDTKINELKSDIEELQALLKQAKRKKVQDLLSLEIRKLETEWIDLKEKSKETPMEVSVAASSVPAQNKRYQIKLNGYGWDQSDKYIKVFVTLKNVHTLPKEQVYCKITEKSMELFVENLDDKDYTLVINKLLYPVIVGECHWKQKTDMVVIFLAKSDKSMKWSHMTEIEKKFDDKRNSRFKTNPEDMDNKDPQASIMSLMKNMYETGDDEMKRMISKAWYEGQHKNKTDTLDL; the protein is encoded by the exons ATGTCcgatacaaaaattaatgag CTGAAGAGCGATATTGAAGAATTACAAGCATTATTGAAACAGGCCAAACGTAAAAAAGTTCAAGACTTATTGTCGCTTGAAATTCGAAAATTGGAGACAGAATGGATAGATTTAAAAGAGAAGTCAAAAGAAACTCCAATGGAAGTGTCTGTTGCGGCATCTTCGGTACCCGCTCAGAACAAGAGatatcaaatcaaattaaatgGGTATG gTTGGGATCAATCTGACAAATACATTAAGGTGTTTGTAACCCTTAAAAATGTACACACTCTGCCTAAAGAACAggtttattgcaaaataactGAGAAGTCCATGGAACTGTTTGTTGAAAACTTGGACGATAAGGATTACacattagtaattaataaattgctCTACCCAGTCATTGTCGGTGAATGTCATTGGAAGCAGAAAACAG ATATGGTTGTCATATTCCTTGCAAAATCTGACAAATCAATGAAGTGGTCGCACATGACAGAAATTGAAAAGAAATTTGATGACAAACGCAATAGTCGTTTCAAGACAAATCCCGAAGATATGGACAATAAGGACCCTCAGGCATCTATTATGAGTCTCATGAAGAATAT GTATGAAACAGGGGATGATGAAATGAAGAGAATGATTTCTAAAGCGTGGTATGAAGgacaacacaaaaataaaactgacaCCTTGGACCTGTGA